The window TGTAACCTCGGAAAGATCATGGAGATTTTCGGTTCGAACACGGCGTCGGTTTGATTCCCAATTGCGTAATTGTCTAACGCTTACCCTTATCAGTCCTGAAATAAATTCCTGGCTTACTCCACGCCATTTTCTATAGTCTTTTAATAGAGATCCAAGCGATTTGTACAGTTTGGGACTATCATAGGAACTCTTTGTACCTCGTAAAACAAGCATGAGTTGTATAACACCGTAAAAGAAGACAAATTGTAAAATACAATAAATGGAGAAACCGATGTCTCAAGCATTCGTGCATTAATATACTGTATTTATAATCATTAAATATCGAAAAGTAATTTATACTACATAATTCAACTTTTTTTTGCAATAGAAAAAAATCGTTAATATACCGGGAATATTTATGTTTGAGTTTTTGAAAAAGCCTCTGTTTTATCAATATAATAGAGGCGTACTTTGGCATGAATCAGCTTTTTTAAAAGATAGTAATTACTATACTGCAATGTCAGGCAAGACATGAAACAACAAAAAAGCTGATTCATGCTGATGAGAGAATATAATTATAACAATGAAAAGGGTGGAAAGGGGAAAGAAGGAGAAAATGAAACGCAAGGGAAAATTAAAGTATTTTGGATTGTTATTAAGTTCGTTATTTGTTCTGTTCTTATTTACCGGCATTGGCCAGTCTATGGATTTACCTAAAGTAATCGATAAGAGTAACTGTAAACAATACAAAGACATTCTTATTCCTGCCATGTACCGGGCAGTTGAAAGAGGCGATTATTATATCACACCTGGGAAATTAAACTTTAAATACAAGCAAAATGACAGCTTTCTTGCAGCAGGTGCAAAAAATGCCGGAAAATTTGATGTTAGTCCCAAAGGCGATTTGATCAGTAAACAAACAGGAAAATATCCGGAAAATGTTTACGGTTATCCTTTTCCCGATATTGATACCAAAGATCCCAGGGCCGGTTCAAAAATCATATTCAATTTTAATTTCCAGAGATACCGTTTTATGGGTTCAAGAGAAAAAACCCGTGTTATGTGGATAGATAAAAACGGAGAGGAACGTTATGCTCAGGGTATAGATACCCGCCTATACTTGAACGGTCGGCCGCCAGGTAAGGCAATAAATAATCCCGATAAGGTTTTGGCTTATGAGCTTCAGAATGTTTTAGAACCAATGAGTGTTAAAGGGACTAATTCACTCAACTATGTTTATTTTGATTCAAAGAGGGATGATTCCTGTTATGCATATGTCCCTGCTATCCGCAGAACCAGGCAAACCGGCACGACAACCAGGTCTGACCCTTACATGGGTTCCGACTCATGGTGGGATACAAATTATATGTGGGCCGGGAAAGACAGTACAATGAATTGGAAATATGTGGGTGAAAAGACTATCCTGGTTGGTTTTACAAGTCCTGATATGCTGCCTGCGAAAGAATTGCCGGATGGAAGTATGACCAGATCGTTTCCCTTTACCGGCAGTCATGTCAATTTGGGTTTTCAGGACCCAAACTGGAAAGGTAAATCCTGGGCACCTGTTAATTTGACTTATGTTCCGAGAAAAGTATGGATTGTGGAACAGACACCTAAAGATCCTTATTATAACTGGGACTTGCATGTAAATTATATAGATCAGGAAACTTATGTCATATGGTTTAAGGAGGTATATGAAAAATCCGGAGATTTTCGGACATGGGTATCATTTTTAGTGCACTACAGTGAGGCCCAGAGCGGCAAAAATAACACAGGGGATCATGATGCTATGCTTTATATTGATGAAAAAGCTATCCACTCCACATGTGTAAGCCGATCAGCGAGTCCGGAGAATGCCTTGTTTATGCCGGCTGATAAACTTAGTCCCAGCTATTTTACTCTTAGTAATTTTTTATTGTTGTCCAAGTAAGGTTGATTATAATTAAAAATAACTGCGATGATTTTTTATTATCATCGCAGTTATTTAATCGGAGTTTCATGCGGATTTAAACAAAAAGGCATTGTGAGAGAAAAACATGCATGCCAAAATACCCTGAGCAATTTCTTCACTATCCAAGCAACACTGACTGCTTTAGCACTGCTACAGAGACAGCCGTCTTGTGGCTAATGATGCCTGGGATTTTGCGCGTCTCTTCATTGATGAAAGAAGCGCATTCTTCCAGATTGCGAAAAACG is drawn from Pseudomonadota bacterium and contains these coding sequences:
- a CDS encoding DUF1329 domain-containing protein translates to MKRKGKLKYFGLLLSSLFVLFLFTGIGQSMDLPKVIDKSNCKQYKDILIPAMYRAVERGDYYITPGKLNFKYKQNDSFLAAGAKNAGKFDVSPKGDLISKQTGKYPENVYGYPFPDIDTKDPRAGSKIIFNFNFQRYRFMGSREKTRVMWIDKNGEERYAQGIDTRLYLNGRPPGKAINNPDKVLAYELQNVLEPMSVKGTNSLNYVYFDSKRDDSCYAYVPAIRRTRQTGTTTRSDPYMGSDSWWDTNYMWAGKDSTMNWKYVGEKTILVGFTSPDMLPAKELPDGSMTRSFPFTGSHVNLGFQDPNWKGKSWAPVNLTYVPRKVWIVEQTPKDPYYNWDLHVNYIDQETYVIWFKEVYEKSGDFRTWVSFLVHYSEAQSGKNNTGDHDAMLYIDEKAIHSTCVSRSASPENALFMPADKLSPSYFTLSNFLLLSK